The Sander vitreus isolate 19-12246 chromosome 10, sanVit1, whole genome shotgun sequence genome contains the following window.
AGTGTACAAAGTAtgaaaacatttactgtattttgcaCAGTTTTACCACCACTATGGTCAGAGAGAGCTTAAAGTCAAATAGTAATAAATCCCTGAATTTTAATGAAAAGGTTTCTCTTTGTGAATGTACATTTGATCATCTGGATCAATTTTCTGATGCGATCAGCTGAACGTCATGTCATCTGCTCTGGTCTCGCTCGCTGTCAGGCTTCACGGTCTGATAAAGCAGCATGGCTCCTTTAGCTGAAGGACACAGCTCCGACCACAGAGGGCTGCTTCTGTCCAGCTGCAATACCTCCTTAAAAACATTTCAGGGACAACAAAATCCAGTCTTGTGTATCTATACCTTGTTATATACCGTACTTTCCTTCTAATGCAACTGCCAAAACAAGAAAGCTCATTCTTGAGTTGGTATTCAGACAGTTGTACTCAGTTATACATCTGTAACTACTCACCGTCCTGCTGAAGAAGACAATATCTGTGGACTCATGGGCTTCTGCTCCTCCTTTCCAGTACAATTTTCTGACTTCATCAGTTGTCAACGAGCAACTGAGGACACACCGATAACAAAGACTCtacatcagtggttctcaaacttttttctataatgtaccccttttgaattgtttctttaagccaagtaccccctgactaGCGCTAATcactttctgtagaaaaaaaacatttaaatgataaaaggagacaaaaactgtaaaaaaagaccATCCATTCATTTTCGTCCGCTTacccggggtcgggtcgcgggggtagcagctccagcaggggactccaaacttccctttcccgagccacattaaccagctccgactgggggatcccgagacgttcccaggccaggttagagatataatccctccacctagtcctgggtcttccccggggcctcctcccagctggacatgcctggaacacctccctagggaggcacccagggggcatccttaccagatgctcgaaccacctcaactggctcctttcgacgcgaaggagcagtggctctactccgagctcctcacggataactgagcttctcaccctatctctaagggagacaccagccaccctcctgaggaaacccatttcggccgcttgtaccctggatcttgttctttcgggcatgacccagccttcatgaccataggtgagggtaggaacaaaaactgaccggtagattgagagctttgccttctggctcagctctcttttcgtcacaacggtgcgataaattgaatgtaataccgcacccgctgtgccgattctccgaccaatctcccgcttcattgtcccctcactcgcgaacaagaccccaaggtacttgaagtccttcacttggggtaaggactcattccctacctggagaaggcactccatcggtttcctgctgagaaccatggcctccgatttagaggtgctgatcctcatcccagccgcttcacactcggctgcaaaccgattcagtgagtgctgaaggtcgcaggccgatgatgccatcaggaccacatcatctgcaaaaagcagcgatgagatccccagcccaccgaactgcaacccctctccaacCTGACTacgctcgatatcctgtccataaatactacaaacaggattggtgacaaagtgcagccctggcggaggccaactctcacctgaaacgagtccgacttactgccgagaacccggacacagctcttgctttggtcgtacagagattggatggccctgagaagggaccccctcacccagtactcccgcagcacctcccacagtatctcccggggcacccggtcatacgccttctccagatccacaaaacacatgtagaccggttgggcatactcccaggctccctccaggatccttgcaagagtaaagatctggtccgttgttccacgaccaggacggaatccgcattgttcctcttcaacctgaggttcaactatcgaccgaaccctcctttccagcaccttggagtagactttaccggggaggctgagaagtgtgataccgcTGTAATTGGCacctcctttttaaaaaggggaaccaccatcccggtctgccactccttaggcaccgtcccagacttccacgcaatgttgaagaggcgtgtcaaccaagacaacccctccacacccagagccttaagcatttctggacggatctcatcaattcctggggctttgccactgtggagttgtttaactacctcagcaacctccaccagggaaattgacgacaatcccccatcatcctccagctctgcctctaccatagagggcgtattagtcagatttaggagttcctcaaagtgctccttccaccgccctattacctccttaGGTAATCCTTACAAAGGAGCACTttgtaaaaaagacaaacttcgaaaaagatggtagaaagaaggaagtaaggaaGGCAAGATTAGGTCCAAAGAAGGCAAcataaatgtcacatttttggtagaaaaaaaaaaaaagtctacataaagaggaacaatgttctggaaAACAGCCTACtaactattaaacattttgttaaatatctcacatACCCCCtacagtcctccaaagtacccctagtggtacacgtacccccatttgagaaacactgctctacaTTATATCTTAATAAAGCGATTTGAGGCAAACTTCCATCATATCAAAACTGAAGGAATGAATACCTGACATAGAACTCAGCACTTGGTCTGCCGGCGCTGGTGTGATTCAGAGCGACACCCATCAGGACCGGCTCTCCGAGGGAGCTCAGAGGAATATTCACCTGCACACGTACCGAGGGAAGACGGGATGAAGTATGTGAgacaaacaacatacaacacTTTTAGTTTTCAAAGAATTTCTCAAGTGAAtaacatacattttctttatgaAGTCATGTTCAAAAAATGATGACTGAGCTCTTCCAATGTATTGGGGAAAAAAGctaatgtgaatattgttttatattttctttgaatttgttttaaaaactgGTTCAACAATCAGTAAGGTTAACAAAAAGATTATCAATAAAGCCAATTTTCACCAGGAAAAACTAAAATGCTTTCCAATTCATTTGAAAGATGTTATAATCACTTAATATTCTACACATAGACGTTTTAAGTGCAGTCACCAGAGTTCATCTTTCAGAAAGCCAGTACAGTTATTCTTGGTTGTTTTATTGATCTTTTAACAAGTCTTTTGAACTGGTCTTATctacagatttttttgtttatcgCTGAAGGACAGAATCAGACTGACCTTTAACTAAATTAATCAACAACAATTTGGATAATAAATGAATCACCTAATTCAATGATTAACAATTTTTGCTGGTTACGGCTTCCCAAATGTgcagatttgttgtttttttgtcttacgtgataataaactgaatatattttctGGACTGTTGGTTGAGTGATTCAAAGACATCTGGgaactttttcacatttttctgacattttaatatACTAAATGATTAACCAATTAATAAAATCAACAATATgaagtgcttaaaaaaaaagtataatgaCTTTCAGCCATAGTTTAGAATGGGAGTGAAAAACAGGGACTCTTATTTACCAACAACTCCTAAAGCTCTGGACTTATTTTATGCCAATATGGAAATGTAGCCTTTGGTTTTTATTCTATTAAGTCATCTTAAgtcatataaataaaataactaaCTAAACATCAACTTGATGAAATAAGTTAACAgtggacttttttttcccccacctcATCTCTGATTTCAGCGCACACAGACGAGAACAGCTCTGAGACGACGGGCCTCTGCGACATCATGTCCACACTGATCTGCTGCTCACACACTGCCTGGCCCAGGCGCTCACACACCACCTGAGGAGGTGCATCAATGGTATAAATAACATATCAAGCATATTTGAATGACACTTTATTTACTTCACCTTTGGCTCTGGGTGACCTCCGGGGATGTCCAGGAGCCCTCCTGCCTCTGCCACTCTCTGGCTCCTCCTGATCAACACTACCTGACCGTCGTCTGTACATAGGACTGCACCCACACCCAGAGGCTGAGCCAGCAGTGCCAGAGGATCACCGAACTCCACCTCTCCACGCTGACGTAGCTCTGCCACTCTACACGACCAGTTTGTTCCCAGGTAATCTTTGTAGCATGTAAGGCCTAGTCTCAGAGTGAGGAGGTGGCCGGTCCCTTGATCCTCTGTATTTTTGGAAGGACGTTCAGCTGTAATGCTCTTAGACTCACTGTATTTAGAGGAAGCTTGTGACAATGCACGGACACTATCTACATTTTCTTTCTGATTCCCAGGTCTGTTTCTTTTGTCCAAATTGCTCTGAACAGCATCCTGCAGAGAATCAGTGACACACAAACTCTCCTCTACCCTTTGTCTGCTGTCTTGTAATTCCCCTTCCGGTTCCTCTCCAAGGTCTAAGAAGGGGATGAGGGGTGGATGAGTGCAGGATTGGTGTTTAGGAGAAACAGAACATGATGAGGCCAAGCAGAAAGAGTGCAGTCTGAATTTCATCCCGTTGAAAAGCCACGACTCTTTGGATACTCGCTCTGTCCACGCCTCCTCTATTTGACGCTCTAGAGCCGGATCAGTCTGCCTGTTGAATCTaagaagagggagaggaagcaTGACAAAATCCTTAGGTTACTACAGTTACATTTTGCCCATACTGTATAAGGATAAggtgttattctatatttttcacaTATCCCATAAAAAGACCCTTATACCATGACTGTGGCCTACTGGGGCTGAAAATGTAATTCTAATAATATCATGTTTAATCCATTGTGTTAGGTAGAAAGGCCTTAAAATTATATTACTCTCAGAGgcctgatttatttttataaatatttatgttcatttgcaaatgtgttaGGTGGGTTCCTTTTATAAGTcctcgttttttttcttcatatttttatgttattgtatgtttcttctttttttattttatatgcgcaaataaagaaaagaaaataaagaaattaaatgTTCCTACCTTTCAGAAAGCTCCACTTGTACTTGAGACTCCAGCAGGCCCCTCCAGGCTGCACAGTGCAGCAGCACAGACACCTCCGGGTCCATCATGTCTCACTGTGGATCATCAGTGAAGTCTTCActcacactgctgcagctctgtAAGTGTTTTTAACTGTTAATATTTCTGTTCATCTTATACAAACTTCACAGTAAAGAAACAGAAGCTGTAAACATGTTGTAAAGAGCTGAATCTGATAACATTTAGATGCAGTAAATAACTGTGTCCAGGTAAGAAACTGTGTGTCTTGTTGGCCTCTCCCTCCACTCCCAATACACAaacagaacacagacacacattcagaGACAGCACAAGTCATTTTGCTGCTTTATTAACAAGCCAGCCAGTATTTTTCTGCACAGCATTATCAAAAATACGATATGTTAACCCATAGAGCAACGTACGTATGTGTATGGTTTACTGTTTATTTGACCTGATATGTAATCGAGCTGTAGTATTAAGTAATCAACTTAAAAGCTGGCATAATGTGGACTAGAACTGTCCAGTCCTTTAAAAAGAGACACAATTAGACagaaatcatattttttttcgtTTGCTAGCTAGTGTCCAGTTTGCCATGGATCACACATATGTGGCTATGCTAATTATATTCGTAAGTTACTTAAGTTAGCCTCAAGTGTTAACTGACAACTTTAGAGAGGAGCTACTTCCAGCACATCCTGCAACtgagcacagacagacataagTACCATTTATTAAGTACAAATCACATCATGTTACTTGTATTTCATAAATCTAACGTTACTAAATAGACTGGACAACTATTATTTAATCTGTTAAATGTGGACACACGGCTGTTTTGATCTTACCTTCCTAGGTGGAAGCGTATACAATGGCTCTGTGTAGTATCTTCCTCTTTTTCAGACAGACGGCAAAATGTGTTCATTATCACCATCCAGTGACCAAGAGCCCGAACTACATGTATGTCACATCATTATCTATGTTCCTAAATATTTTACCGACAGCTGTAAAAAAGTATTGcgcatatttaaaaaacaatttacGTGTTATGTAGTATTCAAGATTTACTGCTACGATAAATAAATACCTTAGTAGGTGAACACGGCAGCAACAGGGTTAAAATCCTGGGGAAACAAACACGTGCAGGGGCGTGTTTATGTTGTATAAAGCCATAAAGCTAAAGCTGCTCATACTTCTGGTCAACTTCCGGTCAGGATCAAAATAAGATTCTTGGCAATGTGTTGCAAGTAAACAGTA
Protein-coding sequences here:
- the nudt22 gene encoding uridine diphosphate glucose pyrophosphatase NUDT22 isoform X1, whose amino-acid sequence is MMDPEVSVLLHCAAWRGLLESQVQVELSERFNRQTDPALERQIEEAWTERVSKESWLFNGMKFRLHSFCLASSCSVSPKHQSCTHPPLIPFLDLGEEPEGELQDSRQRVEESLCVTDSLQDAVQSNLDKRNRPGNQKENVDSVRALSQASSKYSESKSITAERPSKNTEDQGTGHLLTLRLGLTCYKDYLGTNWSCRVAELRQRGEVEFGDPLALLAQPLGVGAVLCTDDGQVVLIRRSQRVAEAGGLLDIPGGHPEPKVVCERLGQAVCEQQISVDMMSQRPVVSELFSSVCAEIRDEVNIPLSSLGEPVLMGVALNHTSAGRPSAEFYVSCSLTTDEVRKLYWKGGAEAHESTDIVFFSRTEVLQLDRSSPLWSELCPSAKGAMLLYQTVKPDSERDQSR
- the nudt22 gene encoding uridine diphosphate glucose pyrophosphatase NUDT22 isoform X2, whose protein sequence is MASSACDLQHSLNRFAAECEAAGMRISTSKSEAMVLSRKPMECLLQVGNESLPQVKDFKYLGVLFASEGTMKREIGRRIGTAGAVLHSIYRTVVTKRELSQKAKLSIYRSVFVPTLTYGHEGWVMPERTRSRVQAAEMGFLRRVAGVSLRDRVRSSVIREELGVEPLLLRVERSQLRWFEHLVRMPPGCLPREVFQACPAGRRPRGRPRTRWRDYISNLAWERLGIPQSELVNVAREREVWSPLLELLPPRPDPGCSLTTDEVRKLYWKGGAEAHESTDIVFFSRTEVLQLDRSSPLWSELCPSAKGAMLLYQTVKPDSERDQSR